The Nicotiana tabacum cultivar K326 chromosome 14, ASM71507v2, whole genome shotgun sequence genome contains a region encoding:
- the LOC107807744 gene encoding 3-ketoacyl-CoA thiolase 2, peroxisomal-like, which translates to MEKAIERQRVLLQHLRPSQTSSSLENIESSIAASVCSAGDSAAYQRTSVFGDDVVIVAAYRTPLCKAKRGGFKDTYPDDLLAPVLKALMEKTNLSPSEVGDIVVGTVLAPGSQRASECRMAAFYAGFPETVPVRTVNRQCSSGLQAVADVAAAIKAGFYDIGIGAGLESMTANPMAWEGSVNPKVKMMAQAQDCLLPMGITSENVAHRFGVTRQEQDQAAVDSHRKAAAASASGKFKDEIIPVPTKIVDPKTGDETPVTISVDDGIRPNASVSDLAKLKPVFKKSGTTTAGNSSQVTDGAGAVLLMKRSLAMQKGLPILGVFRTFAAVGVDPAIMGIGPAVAIPAAVKSAGLELEDIDLFEINEAFASQYVYCRKKLELDPEKINVNGGAMALGHPLGATGARCVATLLHEMKRRGKDCRFGVVSMCIGTGMGAAAVFERGDSCDELCNARKIGSHNLLSKDAL; encoded by the exons GCATCTGTATGCTCTGCTGGAGACAGTGCTGCTTACCAAAGGACCTCTGTCTTTGGAGATGATGTCGTCATAGTCGC TGCATATAGGACTCCTCTTTGCAAAGCAAAGAGAGGCGGCTTCAAGGATACTTATCCTGATGATTTACTTGCTCCAGTTCTAAAG GCGTTGATGGAAAAGACTAATCTGAGCCCTAGTGAAGTTGGGGATATTGTTGTCGGCACGGTGTTGGCCCCAGGTTCCCAGAGAGCAAGCGAGTGCAGGATGGCTGCATTTTATGCTGGTTTTCCTG AAACTGTGCCAGTTAGAACTGTAAACCGGCAATGTTCATCAGGCCTTCAAGCAGTTGCTGATGTAGCTGCAGCTATTAAAGCTGGATTTTATGACATTG GTATTGGCGCTGGATTGGAGTCTATGACCGCAAACCCAATGGCTTGGGAAGGATCAGTCAACCCAAAA GTTAAGATGATGGCACAAGCTCAAGACTGTCTTCTTCCTATGGGTATTACTTCTGAGAATGTTGCACATCGTTTTGGTGTGACAAGGCAGGAACAAGACCAGGCTGCA GTTGATTCGCATCGTAAGGCTGCTGCAGCCTCTGCTTCCGGAAAATTCAAAGATGAAATAATTCCTGTACCCACTAAG ATTGTTGATCCAAAAACCGGAGATGAGACACCGGTAACGATCTCTGTTGATGATGGTATACGGCCAAATGCCTCTGTTTCAGACTTGGCAAAGTTAAAGCCAGTGTTCAAGAAGAGTGGAACTACTACTGCTG GGAACTCTAGCCAAGTCACTGATGGTGCTGGAGCTGTACTACTTATGAAAAGAAGTCTTGCAATGCAAAAGGGACTTCCTATCCTTGGTGTATTCAG GACCTTTGCTGCCGTGGGTGTAGACCCTGCCATTATGGGAATTGGTCCAGCTGTTGCAATTCCTGCTGCTGTCAAATCCGCAGGCCTTGAACTTGAAGATATTGATCTCTTTGAGATAAATGAG GCATTCGCATCACAATATGTCTATTGCCGTAAGAAGCTGGAACTTGACCCAGAGAAGATCAACGTTAATGGAGGTGCAATGGCCCTCGGGCATCCTTTGGGCGCTACAG GAGCACGATGCGTTGCAACTCTGTTGCACGAGATGAAACGTCGCGGAAAGGACTGCCGATTTGGTGTGGTGTCCATGTGCATAG GCACTGGAATGGGGGCAGCTGCTGTCTTTGAAAGAGGAGACTCCTGTGATGAGCTATGCAATGCCCGAAAAATTGGAAGCCACAATCTCTTATCTAAGGATGCTCTATAA